In a single window of the Pongo abelii isolate AG06213 chromosome 1, NHGRI_mPonAbe1-v2.0_pri, whole genome shotgun sequence genome:
- the LOC134760229 gene encoding uncharacterized protein LOC134760229 translates to MHGWSTNARVSCRNSTWSLPTALLHCGIQRNSVTRGECHALLHCGIQRNSVTRGECHALLHCGIQRNSVTRGECHALLHCGIQRNSVTQGECQALLHCGIQRNSVTRGECQALLHCGIQRNSVTQGECQALLHCGIQRNSVTQGECHALLHCGIQRNSVTQGECHALLHCGIQRNSVTQGECQALLHCGIQRNSVTRGECQALLHCGIQRNSVTQGECQALLHCGIQRNSVTQGECHALLHCGIQRNSVTRGECQALLHCGIQRNSVTRGECQALLYCGIQRNSVTRGECQVLLHCGIQRNSVTQGECHALLHCGIQRNSVTRGECHALLHCGIQRNSVTRGECQVLLHCGIQRNSVTRGECQALLHCGIQRNSVTRGECQALLYCGIQRNSVTQGECHALLHCGIQRNSVTRGECHALLHCGIQRNSVTRGECQALLHCGIQRNSVTRGECHALLHCGIQRNSVTRGECQALLHCGIQRNSVTRGECHALLHCGIQRNSVTWGECQAGMSCLDLKWSCLSSQLKSSH, encoded by the coding sequence CATGGCTGGAGCACCAACGCCAGAGTCTCCTGTAGAAACAGTACCTGGAGTCTTCCTACTGCACTCCTGCACTGCGGCATCCAGAGAAACAGTGTCACTCGGGGAGAATGTCACGCACTCCTGCACTGTGGCATCCAGAGAAACAGCGTCACTCGGGGAGAATGTCACGCACTCCTGCACTGTGGCATCCAGAGAAACAGTGTCACTCGGGGAGAATGTCACGCACTCCTGCACTGCGGCATCCAGAGAAACAGTGTCACTCAGGGAGAATGTCAGGCACTCCTGCACTGCGGCATCCAGAGAAACAGTGTCACTCGGGGAGAATGTCAGGCACTCCTGCACTGCGGCATCCAGAGAAACAGTGTCACTCAGGGAGAATGTCAGGCACTCCTGCACTGTGGCATCCAGAGAAACAGCGTCACTCAGGGAGAATGTCACGCACTCCTGCACTGTGGCATCCAGAGAAACAGCGTCACTCAGGGAGAATGTCACGCACTCCTGCACTGCGGCATCCAGAGAAACAGTGTCACTCAGGGAGAATGTCAGGCACTCCTGCACTGCGGCATCCAGAGAAACAGTGTCACTCGGGGAGAATGTCAGGCACTCCTGCACTGCGGCATCCAGAGAAACAGTGTCACTCAGGGAGAATGTCAGGCACTCCTGCACTGTGGCATCCAGAGAAACAGCGTCACTCAGGGAGAATGTCACGCACTCCTGCACTGTGGCATCCAGAGAAACAGCGTCACTCGGGGAGAATGTCAGGCACTCCTGCACTGTGGCATCCAGAGAAACAGTGTCACTCGGGGAGAATGTCAGGCACTCCTGTACTGTGGCATCCAGAGAAACAGCGTCACTCGGGGAGAATGTCAGGTACTCCTGCACTGTGGCATCCAGAGAAACAGCGTCACTCAGGGAGAATGTCACGCACTCCTGCACTGTGGCATCCAGAGAAACAGCGTCACTCGGGGAGAATGTCACGCACTCCTGCACTGTGGCATCCAGAGAAACAGTGTCACTCGGGGAGAATGTCAGGTACTCCTGCACTGTGGCATCCAGAGAAACAGTGTCACTCGGGGAGAATGTCAGGCACTCCTGCACTGCGGCATCCAGAGAAACAGCGTCACTCGGGGAGAATGTCAGGCACTCCTGTACTGTGGCATCCAGAGAAACAGCGTCACTCAGGGAGAATGTCACGCACTCCTGCACTGTGGCATCCAGAGAAACAGCGTCACTCGGGGAGAATGTCACGCACTCCTGCACTGTGGCATCCAGAGAAACAGTGTCACTCGGGGAGAATGTCAGGCACTCCTGCACTGTGGCATCCAGAGAAACAGCGTCACTCGGGGAGAATGTCATGCACTCCTGCACTGTGGCATCCAGAGAAACAGTGTCACTCGGGGAGAATGTCAGGCACTCCTGCACTGTGGCATCCAGAGAAACAGCGTCACTCGGGGAGAATGTCACGCACTCCTGCACTGTGGCATCCAGAGAAACAGCGTCACTTGGGGAGAATGTCAGGCAGGGATGAGCTGCCTTGACTTGAAATGGTCTTGTCTCTCATCTCAATTAAAATCAAGCCATTAA